In the genome of Brachionichthys hirsutus isolate HB-005 chromosome 23, CSIRO-AGI_Bhir_v1, whole genome shotgun sequence, one region contains:
- the LOC137911282 gene encoding fatty-acid amide hydrolase 2-A-like: MAKSIWKMILAWSFRAAVGILFALFRLFSPRRDDASRKSLPPVGEPLLLLSATQLARKIRRKEVSSVEVVQAYIDRIQEVNPLLNAVVKDRFDSALQEAAQVDKLIEEETDGEEVLEERLPLLGVPLSVKEYFSLQGMPLTTGVVSRQGVVCTVDSPPVALLKRAGAIPLGVTNVPELCMWAESHNRLYGVTNNPYDLERTPGGSSGGEASLIAAAGSVIGIGSDIGGSIRMPCFFSGVFGHKTTPGVVSPDDTYPVCSEMQNGYLSIGPMCRYAEDLLPMLRIMAGPGARALSLNTKVDLKKLRFFTVPDDGGSGVTTPVSKELIDIQKKVVERLEADLGVEVREARFPELRYSFQIWDTYMGLPDKEGKPPRSMAELLGEPGRPVRPLWELLKWTVGKSQHTMAALSVAVFGMCGIFKPSPVFMQQKKEKLQREVEELLGSDGVCLYPSHPRVAPRHHHPLFSPFDLSYTGIFNILGLPVTQCPLGLGEEGLPLGVQVVAGKMQDHLSLEVALYLEKTFGGWRDPGTKKNSRGQRS, encoded by the exons ATGGCAAAAAGTATTTGGAAAATGATTCTGGCCTGGTCCTTCCGGGCCGCCGTCGGAATTCTGTTCGCGCTGTTCCGGTTGTTCTCCCCCCGGAGAGACGACGCGTCACGGAAAAGCCTCCCACCTGTCGGCGAgccgctgctgctcctgtcGGCGACGCAGCTGGCCAGGAAGATCCGGCGAAAGGAA GTTTCCAGTGTGGAAGTGGTGCAGGCTTACATCGACCGGATCCAGGAAGTCAACCCTCTCCTGAACGCTGTCGTCAAAGACAG GTTTGACTCCGCCCTCCAGGAAGCGGCGCAGGTGGACAAGCTGATAGAGGAGGAGACCGATGgcgaggaggtgctggaggagcgACTCCCCTTACTGGGAGTCCCACTTTCTGTCAAAGAATACTTCTCCCtccagg GGATGCCCCTCACCACAGGCGTGGTCTCCAGGCAAGGAGTGGTGTGCACCGTCGACTCCCCGCCCGTGGCCCTCCTTAAGAGAGCGGGGGCCATCCCACTCGGCGTCACCAACGTCCCCGAGCTGTGCATGTGGGCGGAGTCCCACAACCGCCTCTACGGCGTCACCAACAACCCGTACGACCTGGAGAGGACGCCGGGAGGAAGCTCAG GCGGGGAGGCCAGTCTGATCGCTGCGGCCGGCTCAGTCATCGGAATCGGATCGGACATCGGCGGCAGCATCCGGATGCCGTGTTTCTTCAGCGGAGTCTTCGGCCATAAGACGACTCCGG GCGTGGTGTCCCCCGACGACACGTACCCCGTATGCTCCGAGATGCAGAACGGATACCTCAGCATCGGCCCGATGTGCCGCTACGCCGAGGACCTGCTGCCCATGCTGAGGATCATGGCGGGACCCGGCGCCCGCGC GTTGTCCTTAAACACAAAGGTGGACTTGAAGAAACTGCGTTTCTTCACCGTCCCCGACGACGGCGGGTCCGGCGTGACGACCCCCGTCAGCAAAGAGCTGATCGATATTCAAAAGAAG GTGGTGGAACGTCTGGAGGCCGACCTCGGAGTGGAAGTCCGAGAAGCGCGTTTCCCTGAGCTCCGCTATAGTTTCCAGATCTGGGATACTTACATGGGTCTTCCAGACAAGGAGGGAAAG CCTCCTCGTTCTATGGCCGAGCTGCTGGGGGAACCGGGACGTCCCGTCCGGCCTCTGTGGGAGCTGCTCAAGTGGACGGTGGGAAAATCACAGCACACCATGGCTGCCCTGA gCGTGGCTGTGTTTGGCATGTGCGGAATATTCAAACCTTCGCCCGTCTTCATGCagcagaagaaggagaagctgcagagggaggtggaggagctgctggggaGCGACGGAGTCTGTCTTTACCCTTCGCACCCCCGAGTAGCTCCGAGACACCACCATCCACTTTTCAGTCCCTTTGATCTCAGCTACACGG GTATATTCAACATTCTGGGGCTGCCGGTCACCCAGTGCCCTCTGGGTCTGGGGGAGGAAGGtctgcccctgggtgtccaggtTGTTGCTGGGAAAATGCAGGACCACCTGAGCCTGGAGGTGGCGCTCTACCTGGAGAAGACTTTCGGAGGCTGGAGGGACCCCGGAACAAAAAAGAACTCCAGAGGACAGCGTTCCTAA
- the nelfa gene encoding negative elongation factor A: MASMKDSDTGLWLHNKLGSTDELWTPPSIASLLTVSVIDNIRLCFSSLSPPVKLKILLGMLHLPRRTVDEMKEALSEIIQLATVDSEPWVLMVADILKSFPETGSLNLDLEEQNPNVQDILGELREKVGECEASAMLPLECQYLNKSALTTLVGPLTPTVKHFQLKRKPKSATLRAELLQKSTETAQQLKKTAGVPFHAKGRGLVKKIDTTTPLKGIPKAPFRSPTAPSMFSPPSTRSPIAPVRTPLRKERGVKLLKFSELGMVGAGREAKRRRKTLETETGEKPAKEEAVVENTTPDYAAGLVSTQKLGPLNENPLPSTSYLPATPSMVPASSYIPSSEAQPANAGGSGRETLQSARQPDESATAGVGAAPAAAALPGQYKQRTPMYNASNGANPATPTSPSTPASTPASNGPPAATTASQPETPTQPPATPQIPTSTPTPAPPPPPQPQPKKNLSLTRDQMYAAQEMFKTANKVTRPEKALILGFMAGSRENPCPEQGDIIQIKLSEHTEVLPKADGTGSTTMLVDTVFEMNYSTGQWTRLKKYKPITNTS, encoded by the exons ATGGCGTCGATGAAGGACAGCGACACCGGCCTGTGGCTTCACAACAAACTGGGATCCACGGACGAACTCTGGACGCCTCCGAGCATCGCTTCTCTCCTCACCGTGTCGGTAATCGACAACATACGGTTGTGTTTTTCCAGCTTATCCCCGCCGGTGAAGCTGAAAATCCTGCTCGGCATGTTGCATCTTCCCCGGCGCACTGTTGACGAG ATGAAGGAGGCCCTGTCGGAAATCATCCAACTGGCGACCGTGGATTCAGAGCCCTGGGTGCTGATGGTCGCCGACATCCTCAAGTCCTTCCCAGAGACGGGCTCTCTCAATTTGGACTTGGAGGAACAGAACCCAAACGTGCAGGACATCCTCGGAGAGCTCAGGGAGAAAG TGGGCGAGTGTGAAGCGTCGGCCATGCTCCCTCTGGAGTGCCAGTACCTGAACAAGAGCGCGTTGACCACCCTGGTGGGGCCCCTCACGCCCACCGTCAAACACTTCCAGCTCAAGAGGAAGCCGAAGAGTGCGACCCTCAGAGCGGAGCTGCTTCAGAAAT CGACGGAAACGGCCCAACAGCTGAAGAAGACGGCCGGAGTGCCTTTCCATGCCAAAGGGAGGGGCTTGGTCAAAAAGATCGACACCACCA ctcctcTCAAGGGGATTCCCAAAGCCCCATTCCGAAGCCCGACTGCCCCCAGTATGTTCAGCCCGCCCAGTACCCGCTCGCCTATTGCCCCTGTGCGGACGCCCCTGCGTAAGGAAAGGGGGGTCAAG CTGTTGAAGTTTTCCGAGTTGGGAATGGTCGGAGCCGGAAGGgaagcgaagaggaggaggaagactctgg AAACAGAGACTGGGGAGAAACCAGCCAAAGAGGAAGCGGTGGTTGAAAACACAACCCCCGATTACGCTGCCGGCCTGGTCTCCACACAG AAACTGGGGCCTTTGAATGAGAATCCTCTGCCGTCGACGAGCTACCTGCCGGCCACGCCCAGCATGGTTCCCGCTTCGTCCTACATTCCCAGCTCCGAGGCTCAGCCAG caAACGCCGGCGGTTCTGGGCGGGAGACGCTGCAGTCGGCTCGCCAGCCAGACGAATCGGCGACGGCGGGCGTTGgcgccgcccccgccgccgccgccttacCGGGCCAGTATAAGCAGAGGACGCCAATGTACAACGCATCCAACGGTGCAAACCCAGCGACGCCGACATCCCCCAGCACGCCGGCGTCCACCCCCGCCAGCAACGGGCCCCCGGCAGCGACGACCGCCAGCCAGCCAGAGACCCCCACCCAGCCGCCCGCCACGCCTCAGATCCCGACCTCGACACCGACTCCtgcgccgccaccgccgccgcagCCTCAACCCAAGAAGAATCTGTCGCTCACG AGAGATCAGATGTACGCCGCCCAGGAGATGTTCAAGACGGCCAACAAGGTCACCAGGCCGGAGAAGGCCCTCATTCTGGGCTTCATGGCCGGATCCAGAG AGAACCCTTGCCCGGAGCAGGGGGACATCATCCAGATCAAGTTGAGCGAACACACGGAGGTCCTGCCCAAAGCGGACGGCACCGGCAGCACCACGATGCTCGTGGACACGGTCTTCGAAATGAACTACTCGACCGGGCAGTGGACCCGCCTCAAGAAATACAAGCCCATCACCAACACCTCCTGA
- the nicol1 gene encoding NELL2-interacting cell ontogeny regulator 1, with amino-acid sequence MASSGFLQPAVLMLAVQLLCLGAVHADHEAGTVIPAESRPCVDCHAFEFMQRALQDLKKTAFNLDARTETLVLRAERRSLCDCMPTSSLR; translated from the exons ATGGCATCGAGTGGATTTCTGCAGCCAGCGGTGCTGATGCTGGCGGTCCAGCTGCTCTGTCTGGGCGCAGTCCACGCGGATCACGAAGCCGGGACTGTCATCCCCGCTGAAA GTCGCCCATGTGTGGACTGTCACGCTTTCGAGTTCATGCAGAGGGCTCTGCAAGATCTGAAGAAGACTGCGTTCAACCTTGATGCCAGG ACAGAAACTCTGGTGCTGAGGGCGGAGAGGAGGTCTCTGTGCGACTGCATGCCCACCAGCTCACTGCGCTGA
- the nat8l gene encoding N-acetylaspartate synthetase: MYFSSPKMVCETKIVADERDALPGSEKESITWSGSPPPGAGSSPAEAEDADAGKDALFIREFARGDREEVRRIFYEGIVERIPNTAFRGLGHQPKAQLLYALLTVMCFFMTKSVTLTCCAPLVLLGARYYYSREVIHGYLDSALHTDMADIEAFYLTPTGSCFWVAVLDGRVVGLVAAEGHEDDNTVELRRMSVDSRYRGKGIAKALGRRVLEFAVRNNYTAVVLGTTAVKMAAHKLYESLGFRRTGQSEDYRLPGMSCSPLERLFFQVRYVRYRLQLREE; encoded by the exons ATGTATTTTTCGTCTCCCAAAATGGTTTGCGAGACTAAAATTGTTGCGGACGAACGCGATGCTCTCCCCGGGAGCGAAAAAGAGTCGATCACGTGGAGCGGCTCCCCGCCGCCCGGCGCGGGTTCGAGCCCCGCCGAGGCCGAGGACGCGGACGCGGGGAAAGATGCGCTTTTTATCCGGGAGTTCGCGCGCGGGGATCGGGAGGAGGTGCGGCGCATCTTCTACGAGGGCATCGTGGAGCGGATCCCCAACACGGCGTTCCGGGGGCTCGGCCATCAGCCCAAGGCTCAGCTTCTATACGCGCTCCTGACAG TAATGTGCTTTTTCATGACCAAATCCGTCACTCTGACCTGCTGCGCGCCCCTCGTTCTGCTGGGCGCGCGCTACTACTACAGCAGGGAGGTGATCCACGGCTACCTGGACTCCGCCCTGCACACGGACATGGCCGACATCGAGGCGTTCTACCTGACGCCCACAG GCTCCTGTTTCTGGGTGGCGGTGCTCGACGGCCGCGTCGTCGGGCTGGTGGCGGCCGAAGGCCACGAAGACGACAACACGGTCGAGCTGCGCCGCATGTCGGTGGATTCGCGCTATCGCGGCAAAGGCATCGCCAAGGCGCTGGGGCGGCGAGTCCTGGAGTTCGCCGTGCGCAACAACTACACCGCCGTGGTCCTCGGGACGACGGCCGTCAAGATGGCCGCCCACAAGCTGTACGAGTCGCTGGGCTTCCGGCGAACGGGCCAGAGCGAGGACTACAGGCTCCCGGGGATGAGCTGCTCGCCGCTGGAGAGGCTCTTCTTCCAGGTCCGCTACGTCCGCTACCGCCTGCAGCTCCGCGAGGAGTGA